One part of the Mangrovibacillus cuniculi genome encodes these proteins:
- a CDS encoding YihY/virulence factor BrkB family protein — MNFLKLLLHKITVDDVFGMAAQLAYFFLLSLFPMLIFLFTLLTYFPISSDQVLLFIAEFAPIDAMDVIRDTLDDVLDNTTGGLLSFGIIATIWTASNGMNALVKLLNKAYEVKETRNLFLARFISLALTILMLLVIIVALVLPVFGRQIGFFLFNGFGLSEEFLFMWNQLRWVISVVILFFVFTALYYLAPSVHMKGKTLFPGALFTTLGWAIVSLGFSYYVSNFGSYSATYGSIGGIIVLMIWFYLTGAIIMIGGCINAVLAKLNHEM, encoded by the coding sequence ATGAACTTTCTAAAGTTACTACTACATAAGATAACCGTTGATGATGTGTTTGGGATGGCTGCACAGCTAGCCTATTTCTTTTTGTTGTCTTTGTTTCCGATGCTGATTTTTCTCTTTACCTTATTAACATATTTCCCTATTTCAAGTGACCAAGTTTTACTTTTTATTGCTGAATTTGCACCAATTGATGCAATGGATGTCATTAGAGATACTTTAGATGATGTATTAGATAATACCACTGGTGGATTATTATCTTTTGGGATTATTGCGACGATATGGACAGCATCTAATGGGATGAATGCGCTTGTAAAGTTATTGAATAAAGCATATGAAGTAAAAGAAACGCGTAATCTATTTCTTGCTCGATTTATCTCTTTGGCATTAACAATTTTAATGTTATTAGTTATTATAGTAGCGTTAGTTTTACCGGTTTTTGGGCGACAAATAGGATTCTTTTTATTTAACGGCTTTGGTTTATCAGAAGAATTTTTATTTATGTGGAATCAACTTAGATGGGTAATTAGTGTAGTCATCTTATTTTTTGTTTTTACAGCACTTTATTATTTAGCCCCATCCGTTCATATGAAAGGAAAAACGTTATTTCCAGGGGCACTTTTTACTACACTAGGTTGGGCAATAGTTTCCCTCGGTTTTTCTTATTACGTAAGCAACTTTGGTAGTTATAGTGCAACTTATGGCAGTATCGGTGGAATTATTGTTTTAATGATTTGGTTTTATCTAACTGGTGCAATCATTATGATCGGCGGTTGTATTAATGCAGTTTTAGCTAAATTAAACCATGAGATGTAG
- a CDS encoding aminopeptidase, with protein sequence MNFETALQNYAELAVKVGVNLQKDQTLVINTTLDSVELVRLVTKEAYQLGAKNVVVNWTDDVVTRTKYELAPLSSFEEFPEFRAKEMEALAANGAAFMSIVSSSPDLLKGVDPEKISANQKSSGAALKAFRQYVQSDKVSWTVIAAPSETWALKVFPEERSTEAAVEKLWEAIFKAVRADVKDPVAAWKEHDETLHKKVDVLNEKRFKTLHYTASGTDLTIDLPETHLWVGAGSVNANGEEFMANMPTEEVFTVPHKEGVNGTVASTKPLSYGGNIIDNFSITFENGRIVKVEAEEGQEILQRLVDTDEGAKYLGEVALVPHQSPISDSGVLFYNTLFDENASNHLAIGNAYAFCIEGGKEMSEEELEKNGLNSSITHVDFMIGSAEMNIDGIKADGTKEAIFRNGNWAI encoded by the coding sequence ATGAACTTTGAGACTGCTTTACAAAATTATGCTGAACTAGCTGTAAAGGTTGGCGTTAACTTACAGAAAGATCAAACACTAGTAATTAATACTACATTAGACTCTGTAGAACTTGTTCGTTTAGTAACCAAAGAAGCTTACCAACTTGGTGCCAAAAATGTTGTGGTGAATTGGACAGATGATGTAGTTACTCGTACGAAATACGAACTAGCTCCTCTATCTTCATTTGAAGAATTCCCTGAATTCCGAGCGAAAGAAATGGAAGCATTAGCTGCAAACGGTGCTGCATTTATGTCCATCGTTTCATCTTCTCCAGATTTATTAAAAGGAGTAGACCCAGAAAAAATCTCTGCTAATCAAAAATCATCAGGAGCTGCGCTTAAAGCATTCCGCCAATACGTACAATCAGACAAAGTAAGCTGGACTGTAATAGCTGCACCGTCTGAAACATGGGCGTTAAAAGTATTCCCAGAAGAACGTTCAACTGAAGCAGCAGTAGAGAAGCTTTGGGAAGCAATCTTCAAAGCAGTACGTGCAGATGTGAAGGATCCAGTTGCAGCTTGGAAAGAACACGATGAAACATTACATAAAAAAGTAGACGTATTGAATGAAAAACGCTTTAAAACACTTCATTACACTGCATCAGGTACTGACTTAACCATAGACTTACCAGAAACACACCTTTGGGTAGGTGCTGGAAGTGTAAACGCAAATGGAGAAGAGTTTATGGCAAACATGCCTACGGAAGAAGTATTTACTGTTCCTCATAAAGAAGGTGTAAATGGAACTGTGGCAAGTACAAAGCCACTTAGCTACGGTGGTAACATCATTGATAACTTCTCGATTACTTTTGAAAACGGGCGAATTGTGAAAGTGGAAGCAGAAGAAGGACAAGAAATTTTGCAACGTTTAGTTGATACAGACGAAGGTGCAAAGTATTTAGGAGAGGTTGCACTTGTACCTCATCAATCGCCTATTTCAGACTCTGGTGTCCTATTCTACAACACATTGTTTGATGAAAATGCGTCAAACCATTTAGCAATCGGTAATGCGTATGCATTCTGTATCGAAGGCGGAAAAGAAATGTCGGAAGAAGAGTTAGAGAAAAATGGCTTAAACTCTTCTATCACGCACGTTGACTTCATGATCGGTTCTGCGGAAATGAACATCGATGGAATCAAAGCAGACGGAACAAAAGAAGCTATCTTTAGAAATGGTAACTGGGCGATCTAG
- the mreBH gene encoding rod-share determining protein MreBH → MFQTTHIGIDLGTANILVYTKQKGIIMNEPSVVAIDINTKKVLAVGTDAKNMIGKTPSHIVAIRPLKNGVIADFDITTEMLKMVMKKVSKILGRTVRKPTVVVCTPSGATTVERRAITDAVKLCGAKQVELIEEPVAAAIGADLPVHEPTANVVVDIGGGTTEVAIISYGGVVTCETIRVGGDKMDDDIIHHVRKQYNVLIGERTAENIKKEIGYALIDHPDQLMEIRGRDLVTGLPKTVELSSSEIQSALRESLEAILETVRSTLEQSPPELSGDIVDHGVVITGGGALLNGLQDWLTSELSVPVHLAPNPLESVAIGTGKSLSMLQQLNKIAK, encoded by the coding sequence ATGTTTCAAACAACACATATCGGCATTGATTTAGGAACAGCCAATATACTTGTTTATACGAAGCAAAAAGGAATTATTATGAACGAACCGTCCGTTGTGGCGATTGATATTAACACAAAAAAAGTACTTGCAGTTGGTACGGATGCTAAAAATATGATAGGTAAAACCCCTAGTCATATCGTTGCAATCCGCCCACTGAAAAATGGTGTTATCGCTGACTTTGATATTACTACTGAAATGCTTAAAATGGTGATGAAAAAAGTCTCGAAAATTTTAGGACGTACTGTGCGAAAGCCTACTGTGGTAGTTTGTACCCCTTCTGGCGCAACAACAGTGGAACGTAGAGCGATTACAGACGCTGTGAAATTGTGTGGTGCCAAACAAGTAGAACTTATCGAAGAGCCGGTAGCAGCAGCTATCGGAGCTGATCTTCCTGTACATGAACCTACGGCAAACGTTGTAGTAGACATTGGTGGAGGTACTACTGAAGTTGCTATCATCTCTTATGGTGGGGTGGTTACTTGTGAAACGATTCGCGTTGGTGGAGACAAAATGGACGATGATATTATTCACCACGTTCGTAAGCAATACAACGTTTTGATTGGGGAACGTACTGCTGAAAACATCAAAAAAGAAATTGGGTACGCGTTAATTGACCATCCAGATCAACTCATGGAAATTCGTGGGCGTGATCTTGTTACAGGATTACCTAAAACAGTTGAATTGTCATCTTCTGAAATTCAATCTGCATTGCGTGAGTCTCTTGAAGCTATCTTAGAAACTGTCCGTTCTACTTTAGAACAGTCTCCTCCAGAATTAAGTGGCGACATTGTTGACCACGGAGTAGTCATTACTGGTGGTGGAGCGTTATTAAATGGTTTACAAGACTGGTTAACTTCTGAGTTAAGCGTTCCCGTACACTTAGCACCTAACCCATTAGAGTCTGTCGCTATCGGAACAGGAAAATCTCTGTCTATGCTTCAGCAATTAAATAAAATCGCTAAGTAA
- the motB gene encoding flagellar motor protein MotB, with amino-acid sequence MGKRRHKKHEHEHIDESWLIPYADLLTLLLALFIVLFASSQVDVEKLQKFSQTFNVIFDGGDGVMEQPTVSEPIIPEEEVPLDDLTDEEKMAEVEKDQEELRELQERLQNYINENGLDSQFSTELKSEGLLITIRDQVLFPSGSATVRKEDEVIANELAKLLVMDPPREIVISGHTDNVPIRNAQFDSNWELSVIRAVSFMEILLNNASLDPTLFSAKGFGEFTPIADNESVEGRAQNRRVEVLVRPRVVE; translated from the coding sequence ATGGGTAAACGTAGACATAAAAAGCATGAACATGAACACATTGATGAGTCTTGGTTAATTCCATATGCAGATTTATTAACATTGTTATTAGCGTTGTTTATTGTTTTGTTTGCTTCTAGTCAAGTGGATGTAGAAAAGCTACAAAAATTCTCTCAAACGTTTAATGTCATTTTTGATGGAGGGGACGGTGTCATGGAACAACCAACTGTCTCGGAACCAATTATTCCAGAGGAAGAAGTTCCGTTGGATGACTTAACGGATGAAGAAAAGATGGCTGAAGTCGAAAAGGATCAAGAAGAACTTCGTGAACTTCAAGAACGGCTACAGAACTACATCAATGAGAATGGATTAGATTCACAATTTTCAACAGAATTAAAGTCGGAAGGTCTGCTGATTACTATTCGAGATCAAGTTCTTTTTCCTTCTGGAAGCGCTACGGTTAGAAAAGAAGATGAAGTGATTGCCAATGAATTAGCAAAACTATTAGTCATGGACCCACCAAGAGAAATTGTGATAAGTGGACATACAGATAATGTACCTATAAGAAATGCACAATTTGATTCTAACTGGGAGTTAAGTGTAATACGTGCTGTTTCTTTTATGGAAATACTATTGAATAACGCATCTTTAGACCCAACGTTATTCAGTGCGAAAGGTTTTGGAGAATTTACACCTATTGCCGATAATGAATCGGTAGAAGGTCGAGCTCAAAACAGACGTGTAGAAGTACTTGTTCGTCCTAGAGTAGTAGAATAA
- a CDS encoding carbohydrate kinase, with amino-acid sequence MNEKEKVIYDSIKENPFVSQQEIAEKTGLSRSAVAGYISSLIKTGHLLGRAYILPNQKGIVCLGGANIDRKLHSDKPLSSRTTNEVETSHFPGGIARNIAETLGRLGLETKLVSVVGDDAQSKWLMEHSQPYVDTSFVQTLPNKLCGTYTAVIDQEGNTTMSFSDMSIYNEVDIGHIQKKWTPVRASDMVVVDTNFSAEVVKYIIRTCKQEEIPVVLVPPATGKIDRVPSNLDGVDWFICHQEVAEILTGKIVEEESDALEAARLLVEKGAKHVIIYRNHEPLVYHTYRGEVGLVIPPVTKVIDFTGSADLLAAGVIYGLFNDLRLEECCKLGLACAALSHESRETVPHTLQKKKLQEKYLELFS; translated from the coding sequence ATGAATGAAAAAGAGAAGGTAATATACGACTCAATAAAAGAAAACCCGTTTGTCAGTCAGCAAGAGATAGCGGAAAAAACAGGACTATCAAGATCAGCAGTAGCAGGCTATATATCATCTTTGATAAAAACAGGTCACCTATTAGGACGAGCATATATACTTCCTAATCAAAAAGGCATTGTGTGTCTTGGTGGTGCTAATATAGACAGAAAACTTCATAGTGATAAACCGCTTAGTAGCCGTACTACCAACGAAGTGGAAACATCCCACTTCCCAGGCGGTATTGCAAGGAACATAGCAGAAACACTAGGTAGATTAGGGTTAGAAACGAAATTGGTCTCAGTTGTGGGAGATGATGCTCAGTCAAAATGGTTGATGGAACATAGTCAACCGTACGTAGATACTTCATTTGTACAAACTTTACCTAACAAGTTATGTGGAACCTATACAGCAGTTATAGATCAAGAAGGTAACACGACGATGAGTTTTTCCGATATGTCTATTTATAATGAAGTGGATATAGGTCATATTCAAAAGAAGTGGACACCAGTCCGGGCATCAGACATGGTTGTTGTAGATACCAATTTTTCTGCTGAAGTAGTGAAATATATTATTCGAACATGTAAACAAGAAGAAATTCCTGTAGTCCTTGTTCCCCCGGCTACAGGTAAAATAGATAGAGTACCCTCTAATTTAGACGGGGTAGATTGGTTCATTTGCCATCAAGAAGTAGCTGAAATACTTACAGGGAAGATTGTGGAAGAAGAATCGGATGCTCTAGAGGCTGCAAGATTACTAGTAGAAAAAGGTGCTAAACACGTAATTATTTATCGTAATCATGAACCGCTTGTTTATCACACATACCGTGGAGAGGTGGGGCTTGTCATTCCTCCTGTTACAAAGGTAATTGATTTTACAGGTAGTGCAGACTTATTAGCAGCTGGTGTGATTTACGGTTTATTTAATGACTTACGATTAGAGGAATGTTGCAAGTTAGGTTTAGCATGTGCAGCGCTTTCCCACGAATCTAGAGAAACAGTCCCACATACTTTACAGAAGAAAAAGCTACAGGAGAAGTATCTAGAGTTGTTCTCTTAA
- a CDS encoding nitric oxide synthase oxygenase, translated as MQHLIEEAEKFIVQFYIENQLSEEDLHRRLTEVKEEIRETGTYKHTYDELDYGAKLAWRNSNRCIGRLFWKTLHVLDVRDSKTPQEVESALLQHVEYATNNGKIYPTISIFAPTVNNKAPVRLWNHQLIRYAGYQKEDGIVGDPASIEFTKVCESLGWKGEETHFDVLPLVYKLEDEETPRLLEIPNNLILEVSIKHPEFQWFEDLQLKWYGVPMIADMKLEIGGIEYQAAPFNGWYMETEIGARNLADENRYNYLPKVASCMGLDTSRNSTFWKDRALIELNHAVHYSFKEAGVSIVDHHTAAQQFKRFEQQEEHANREVTGDWTWLIPPVSPATTHIFHKSYDPTWKTPNYFYQEKSYTIQNK; from the coding sequence GTGCAGCATCTAATAGAAGAAGCAGAAAAATTCATTGTGCAATTTTATATAGAAAATCAATTATCTGAAGAAGATTTACATAGAAGGTTAACGGAAGTCAAAGAGGAAATTCGTGAAACAGGTACATACAAGCATACCTATGACGAACTGGATTATGGTGCTAAACTTGCCTGGCGCAACAGTAACCGCTGCATCGGACGATTATTTTGGAAGACTCTACATGTATTAGATGTTAGAGATAGTAAAACTCCTCAAGAAGTAGAAAGTGCTTTACTTCAACATGTTGAGTACGCAACAAATAACGGGAAGATCTATCCAACGATTTCCATATTTGCTCCTACCGTAAACAATAAGGCTCCTGTACGTTTATGGAATCATCAATTAATACGTTATGCAGGTTATCAAAAAGAAGATGGTATAGTGGGAGACCCAGCTTCTATCGAGTTTACTAAAGTATGTGAGTCGCTAGGGTGGAAGGGAGAGGAAACTCATTTTGACGTCTTACCACTAGTATACAAATTGGAAGACGAAGAAACACCGAGATTACTTGAAATCCCAAATAATCTGATCTTAGAAGTCTCCATTAAGCATCCAGAATTCCAGTGGTTCGAGGATCTTCAATTGAAATGGTATGGAGTGCCAATGATTGCGGACATGAAATTAGAAATCGGTGGAATTGAGTATCAAGCAGCTCCGTTTAACGGTTGGTACATGGAGACAGAAATCGGAGCAAGAAACTTAGCTGATGAAAATAGGTACAACTATTTGCCGAAAGTGGCGTCTTGTATGGGACTAGATACTTCTAGAAACAGTACATTTTGGAAAGATCGCGCACTAATCGAATTAAATCATGCGGTGCATTACTCCTTTAAAGAAGCAGGAGTGAGCATTGTAGACCATCATACAGCTGCCCAACAGTTCAAACGTTTTGAACAACAAGAAGAACATGCAAACAGAGAAGTAACAGGAGACTGGACGTGGCTAATCCCACCGGTTTCTCCAGCTACAACGCATATCTTCCATAAATCATACGATCCAACGTGGAAAACGCCTAATTACTTTTATCAAGAAAAATCTTATACCATTCAAAATAAGTAA
- a CDS encoding BMP family lipoprotein, with amino-acid sequence MKNWKIIGLLFLIVLSGCSTKTADTLEEDYTKIGILLSDTGLGDGSFNDSAFRGLEKARDELGILFTYEEAPDGNFEQALEILVKQENDLVIGLGFTAQEPLEAVAKQYPEQEFVLIDSVSALENITSITFKEHEGSFLVGLVAAMVSDTKTFGFIGGVDAPLIHKFEVGFQEGVNYILPDATLLSEYAGDFGNASLGKSIAEKQIAEGAGFIYPAAGFTGVGSIQAAQDKQILSAGVDSDQFFVAEKAVVTSMLKNIDVAVYDIIKELVEKGSISESAYEFGLADGGVGLAPIRVKSLTSEQKALYDEAVEKIKSGEIVVSTTK; translated from the coding sequence GTGAAGAATTGGAAGATAATCGGCCTTCTTTTTTTAATAGTGTTGTCAGGTTGCTCAACAAAAACAGCTGACACTTTAGAAGAGGACTATACAAAAATAGGGATACTTTTGTCAGACACTGGTCTTGGAGATGGTTCCTTTAACGACTCCGCATTTCGTGGACTAGAAAAGGCACGTGATGAACTTGGTATCTTATTTACATACGAAGAAGCACCAGATGGAAATTTCGAACAAGCATTAGAAATATTAGTCAAACAAGAGAATGATTTAGTTATTGGTTTAGGTTTTACTGCACAAGAGCCATTAGAAGCAGTAGCTAAACAATATCCTGAGCAAGAATTTGTATTAATTGACAGTGTTTCTGCTCTTGAGAACATTACATCCATTACATTTAAAGAACATGAAGGTAGCTTTTTAGTAGGTCTCGTTGCTGCCATGGTGAGTGATACTAAAACGTTTGGTTTTATAGGTGGTGTTGATGCCCCGTTGATCCACAAGTTTGAAGTTGGATTCCAGGAAGGGGTCAACTATATTTTGCCTGATGCTACACTGCTATCTGAATACGCTGGAGACTTCGGTAATGCTTCACTAGGTAAATCGATCGCAGAGAAGCAAATTGCTGAAGGTGCTGGATTTATTTATCCTGCTGCAGGATTTACGGGTGTTGGGTCTATTCAAGCAGCACAAGATAAGCAAATTCTATCTGCAGGTGTTGATTCAGACCAATTCTTTGTGGCAGAGAAGGCTGTCGTTACTTCAATGTTAAAAAATATTGATGTAGCCGTATATGACATTATTAAAGAACTTGTAGAAAAAGGCTCTATTTCTGAGTCAGCTTACGAATTTGGCCTTGCTGATGGTGGAGTTGGCCTTGCTCCTATCCGAGTAAAATCGTTAACATCCGAACAAAAAGCTTTATATGACGAAGCTGTAGAAAAAATTAAATCTGGTGAAATAGTTGTTTCCACTACAAAATAA
- a CDS encoding methyl-accepting chemotaxis protein: MKLRTRLYILALVPLLIAILMIGFITLQVQQIQSSSQDNVQVLINVEKLRGQFVTTKQSLSNYAFNPSEGNKAESEAQLALTATTLEEMKTVLTVPSHQVIAAQIEDKLVKLDGVARTALSENDKAEINRQSIRISGIINDIHLLDIQTSAWYKQLTNNMERTVQFTITASIIGSILLVSLSIIFTWIVARRIIVPINALVKDAQLVANGDLTLHTSERKKKKTKYEVEQLRDAFGQMVSNLRSTVQSVDHVGTEVNEFTEEITSQMNILSESSNQIAISTDELSRGSQSISVDIQQAAELVGNMRNAFLQSVQNSKDSTDLSSHALQSVSTGKETIVKQLELTEKMTAASREIKSSIDQFSSFTNKIEEAATSVRGIAEQTNLLALNAAIEAARAGEAGKGFAVVADEVRKLAEDSSKATQSISDMLAQMKEGINDIVESANLGETLSSNQALSMSDTEKSFSNIYTNVTSVFEQLKDLSNKLETANAMSEDVLAAVENVSAITEETAAGTEEISASTDEQLHSFTRATEKVNELRNMTQSMKNELTKFKIK; the protein is encoded by the coding sequence ATGAAATTACGTACTCGTTTATATATTTTAGCACTCGTTCCCTTACTTATCGCAATCCTTATGATTGGTTTTATTACTTTACAAGTACAACAAATTCAAAGTTCTTCACAAGATAATGTACAGGTGCTAATAAATGTAGAAAAGCTTAGAGGGCAATTCGTCACAACGAAACAATCTTTATCCAATTATGCCTTTAATCCTTCTGAAGGAAATAAAGCAGAGTCTGAAGCACAACTTGCTTTAACTGCTACAACATTAGAAGAGATGAAAACTGTTCTAACGGTGCCTTCGCATCAAGTTATTGCTGCTCAAATTGAAGATAAACTAGTAAAACTTGATGGTGTGGCTAGAACTGCCCTTTCCGAAAATGATAAAGCAGAGATTAATCGTCAGAGCATCCGAATAAGTGGAATCATTAATGATATACACTTGTTAGATATACAAACTAGTGCATGGTACAAGCAATTGACGAACAATATGGAGCGAACTGTTCAATTTACTATCACTGCCTCCATTATTGGAAGTATCCTCTTAGTTTCCTTATCCATCATTTTTACTTGGATAGTAGCAAGACGTATCATTGTACCGATTAACGCTCTTGTAAAAGATGCTCAACTGGTAGCCAATGGAGACTTAACACTTCATACTTCTGAAAGAAAGAAAAAGAAAACAAAATACGAAGTGGAACAGTTGCGTGATGCTTTTGGTCAAATGGTTAGCAATCTCCGCTCCACTGTCCAATCTGTGGATCATGTAGGAACAGAAGTAAATGAGTTTACAGAAGAGATCACTTCCCAAATGAACATACTTTCTGAGAGTAGCAACCAGATTGCTATTTCCACAGATGAATTGTCAAGAGGAAGCCAATCTATTTCCGTCGATATTCAGCAAGCAGCAGAACTTGTTGGTAATATGAGAAACGCTTTTTTACAGTCTGTTCAAAATAGCAAAGATTCTACGGATCTTAGCTCTCATGCTTTACAGTCCGTATCTACAGGAAAAGAAACGATTGTTAAACAGCTAGAACTAACAGAGAAAATGACCGCTGCATCAAGAGAAATTAAATCTTCTATTGATCAATTCTCTTCATTTACAAATAAAATTGAGGAAGCAGCTACTTCGGTAAGAGGTATTGCGGAACAAACCAACCTCTTAGCACTAAATGCTGCGATAGAAGCTGCAAGGGCTGGAGAAGCTGGTAAAGGATTTGCTGTTGTTGCTGATGAAGTTCGAAAACTAGCAGAAGACTCTTCTAAAGCCACACAGTCTATTTCTGATATGTTAGCTCAGATGAAAGAAGGAATTAACGACATTGTGGAGTCTGCAAATTTAGGAGAAACCTTATCTTCCAATCAAGCACTCTCTATGTCAGATACAGAAAAGTCTTTTTCCAACATCTATACGAATGTTACTAGTGTCTTTGAACAGTTAAAAGACCTGTCTAATAAGTTAGAAACGGCAAATGCCATGAGTGAAGATGTATTAGCTGCAGTAGAAAATGTTAGTGCAATCACGGAAGAAACAGCTGCTGGTACAGAAGAAATTTCCGCTTCTACAGATGAGCAACTACATTCATTTACTAGAGCAACGGAGAAAGTAAATGAGCTACGTAATATGACTCAATCAATGAAAAACGAACTAACGAAGTTTAAGATTAAGTAA
- a CDS encoding DUF1128 domain-containing protein, which yields MDLTVKSTENIEYMVTKITEKLRMVNVGAIKPGSFNEEMYEDLHYLYTLVMKKEHFSPSEMQAIAQELGTLRKA from the coding sequence ATGGATTTAACCGTTAAATCTACAGAAAATATTGAGTATATGGTGACAAAAATTACGGAGAAACTTCGCATGGTGAACGTTGGTGCAATTAAACCTGGTTCCTTTAATGAAGAAATGTATGAAGACTTGCACTATCTTTATACCCTTGTTATGAAAAAAGAACACTTTAGCCCAAGTGAAATGCAGGCAATTGCGCAGGAACTGGGGACATTAAGAAAAGCGTAA
- the motA gene encoding flagellar motor stator protein MotA gives MDRTTIIGVILGLIAVGAGMVMKGVPVSSLANPAAILIILVGTVASVTIAFPTSELVKLPKVFGVLFKEGQSQSTQDIIRQFSDWAQHARKEGLLSLEPKIQEVDDPFLKTGLLLAIDGQSADYIRDVLSEEIDAMEERHATGAAIFTQAGTYAPTLGVLGAVVGLIAALKDLTDIDKLGYAIAAAFVATLLGIFTGYVLWHPFANKLKRKSKVEVRSKQLMLEGILSILEGEAPRVIEQKLSSFLPASERVVFMAGNQSGESVDG, from the coding sequence ATGGATCGTACAACAATAATTGGAGTAATACTAGGACTAATAGCTGTTGGTGCAGGAATGGTAATGAAAGGTGTACCAGTGTCTTCGTTAGCTAATCCAGCTGCAATTTTAATTATCTTAGTAGGAACTGTTGCATCAGTGACGATTGCTTTTCCTACATCAGAACTAGTAAAACTACCGAAAGTTTTCGGAGTATTATTCAAAGAGGGACAAAGTCAAAGTACACAAGATATTATTCGTCAGTTCTCTGATTGGGCACAACATGCAAGAAAAGAAGGATTGTTGTCTCTAGAACCTAAGATTCAAGAAGTCGACGACCCTTTCTTAAAAACAGGACTTCTCTTAGCAATTGACGGACAAAGTGCAGACTATATTCGTGATGTTTTATCTGAAGAAATTGATGCAATGGAAGAAAGGCACGCAACAGGAGCAGCAATCTTTACACAAGCAGGCACGTATGCCCCAACATTAGGTGTACTTGGAGCAGTAGTAGGCTTAATAGCTGCATTAAAAGATTTAACCGATATTGATAAACTTGGTTATGCAATTGCAGCAGCATTCGTGGCAACTCTTTTAGGAATTTTTACTGGTTATGTATTGTGGCATCCCTTTGCTAATAAATTAAAAAGAAAATCAAAGGTAGAAGTCAGATCAAAGCAATTAATGTTAGAAGGTATCTTATCCATTTTAGAAGGAGAAGCGCCACGAGTGATTGAACAGAAGCTTTCTTCTTTCTTACCAGCATCAGAAAGAGTGGTATTTATGGCTGGAAATCAGAGTGGAGAGAGTGTCGATGGGTAA
- a CDS encoding YtxH domain-containing protein, whose product MRMITGVLIGAVVGGTLSLLDKQTRESFETCMKKTGNTVKHTVQHPKETYHQVSLKTEEWKVTATALKQDVDYVINRVNELKKLTPQVTGLVQDTVTAVKDTVNHAKKSER is encoded by the coding sequence ATGAGAATGATAACTGGTGTTTTAATTGGAGCAGTCGTTGGAGGAACATTATCTTTGTTAGATAAACAAACAAGAGAATCTTTTGAAACGTGTATGAAAAAAACAGGAAATACCGTTAAGCATACAGTCCAGCACCCAAAAGAAACGTATCATCAAGTATCCTTAAAAACGGAAGAGTGGAAAGTTACTGCTACTGCTCTGAAGCAAGATGTGGATTATGTCATTAATCGTGTGAATGAATTAAAGAAACTTACACCGCAAGTTACAGGATTGGTACAAGACACGGTAACTGCGGTAAAAGATACAGTAAATCATGCCAAAAAAAGTGAGCGATAA
- a CDS encoding DUF1992 domain-containing protein — protein sequence MTPFTKIVEEQLKAAMARGEFDNLSGMGKPLPNDPLDHLPESFRMAFRIMRNAGYSEDEAKYLVDMHETKLQLLSTEDELDKVKYQKRLDEKQVQYQQYLSKKKIRTNSDTFKAYHQKIYDTFNH from the coding sequence ATGACACCATTTACTAAGATTGTGGAGGAGCAATTAAAAGCCGCAATGGCTCGAGGTGAGTTTGATAACCTTTCCGGAATGGGGAAGCCGTTGCCAAATGATCCTTTAGACCATTTACCGGAATCTTTTAGAATGGCATTTCGAATTATGAGGAATGCTGGATATTCAGAAGATGAGGCGAAGTATTTAGTCGATATGCACGAAACTAAACTGCAGTTACTTTCTACGGAAGATGAGCTAGATAAAGTGAAATACCAGAAAAGATTAGATGAAAAACAGGTACAATATCAACAATACCTATCCAAAAAGAAAATTCGAACGAATAGTGATACGTTTAAAGCTTATCACCAGAAGATATACGATACATTTAATCATTGA